From the Hordeum vulgare subsp. vulgare chromosome 1H, MorexV3_pseudomolecules_assembly, whole genome shotgun sequence genome, the window GACTGCATGCAGAGCTTCTCTCAAAAGTCACcgcaagattgggagtttgaggaTCGAACAGGAGGATGCATCAGAAATACACCGTTAAACTGTACTAGTGGTAAAAACATCATGAGTTCAACAGACTTGTTCCAACCCATTTCTCAAGTTTCATTGCCCTACAACCCACAGAGCATAGATGCTGCTACTCAGAGCCAATGCGAAGAAGCTTGTCTCAAAACCTGCTCCTGCACTGCTTATTCCTACAATGCTAGCAGGTGCTCTGTATGGAATGGGGAATTGCTTAGTGTGAGTGTGGATGATGGCGTTGTTTACAATTCAAAAGATATTCTTTATCTCCGTCTTGCTGCCAAAGATTTCTTGccaagtttgagaaaaaccaaaagaaaaccaAATGCTAGAATTGTTACTGCCGCAAGCATTTTTGGTTTTGGGTTACTCATGTTCATGATGTTTTTACTGATTTGGAGGATCAAATTCAAGTCATGTGGTTTTCTGCCAATATATCACGGCGATCGAGATAGTGCTGGTGGAATTATAGCCTTTAGATACACTGATTTAGTTCGTGCTACAAAAAACTTCTCAGAAAAGCTAGGAGGAGGGGGTTTTGGCTCGGTATACAAGGGTTTATTAAGTGACTCAAAGACTACTATAGCAGTCAAAAGGCTTGATGGTGCGCATCAAGGAGAGAAGCAGTTCAGGGCTGAGGTGAGCTCAATTGGACTGATCCAACATATCAACCTAGTCAAATTGATTGGTTTCAGCTGCGAAGGTGATCATAGGTTACTTGTGTATGAACACATGTCGAATGGGTCTCTTGATGGTCATCTATTTAAGAAGATTAATGATGCCTCTGTTGTCCTAAATTGGAACAATAGATATCAAATAGCCCTAGGGGTTGCTAAAGGATTGTCCTACTTACATCAGAGCTGTCACAAATTCATCATACATTGTGACATTAAGCCAGAAAACATATTATTGGACGCATCATTCGCTCCCAAAGTTGCGGACTTTGGGCTGGCGGCGTTTGTGGGAAGGGATTTTAGCCGAGTTTTAACTACAATCAGAGGAACTGTAGGCTACCTTGCCCCAGAGTGGCTTAGCGGAGTTGCAATCACACCGAAGATCGACGTTTACAGCTTTGGCATGGTACTATTGGAAATCATATCAGGAAAGAGGAATTCCTCACTTGAAACATCATACTAtactagcagcagcaacagttacCATAATGTCAAATATTTCCCTCTGCAAGCCATCAGCAAGCTTCACAGTGGAGATGTAAAGAGTTTGATGGATCCACAATTACATGGCCACTTCAATTTGGAAGAGGCTGAAAGAGTTTGTAAAGTTGCGTGTTGGTGCATCCAAGATAATGAGTTTGATCGGCCCACTATGGGTGAAGTGGTCCGGGTTCTGGAGGGTCTACAGAAGATTGATATGCCCCCCATGCTAAGGCTGCTTGCAGCTCTAACAGAACACTGATGCTGAGTTCAGTGCCATAATAATAATTCATAGAGTAGTTCGCTTTGTTTGAGCATTTTCTGTGATGCTGTCATGTGGACCAGAAGGAATAAAGGAAGGTGGCAAGCTTGTGGTTTCCAAATCATGTGCCATTTACCTTTTTTAGGGTAAGCAAGCATTGTAGCAAAATATGCTGTTATTCAAAATTTTCTGTTGATGTGCCAAGTGTAAGCTGCTTATTCACTACTACATCTAGAATTTGGGTACGGTTGCAAAATTATCTAAGTAAAGAAGTTTTCACAACCACCATAAAGAAAAAAGACGATGCGTCTTCTCAGAAAACTTATAAAGGAAAGGCTGCAGTGCGCTCACAGGAATTGAAGCCACTCACCAATATCACATCACGTAAATTCCATTTCCTTTTTATATCAACAAGGCATACAGAAGATAAAGGAGTTACTACATTTCTTTAAGTCTTAATTAACATGATGATGACTCAGTTAACTCTACTTCTACTTTTCACTAGtataatgcccgtgcgttgccacgggccaTGAATATATTTTTATCAGTTGCAACATTGTAAAATTTTCATGCATGGAAATTATAGCATGTAACAATGAGAAGTAATTGAAATCCACTTTAATGATCCAACTAATTATCTGTTACAAACTAACATCTATTTTTTACCTTGTCGTCCCAGATCTAGTAAGCGTTATAATGGAGTGTGAGCTAAAAAATGAGCTGAAACGTCTACTTTTTTTCTACATAGCAGGAAGCATGATCAAGTAGTGATGAATACAAACAAAATATGCTTTCATCGCTCATATAGATACATATTAGTTTTGGTGCAAGTAATGTTTGTGCTAGTCTTCTAGTAATTTGTATTCAACAAGTAAGTTGAATACAACTaacatttaaaaaaaaagaaTAACAAGTTATTTGGTGAAAGAGCCTACAAAAAATTATAAAATAATGTTTAGTCCTCAATAAATGTGTAAGTGATAaaccagtgtgtgtgtgtgtgcgcatgTATGAATGTTCATATCATCATGATATGGGCGAAGATGTTAGCAGAAGTTATATATCCCAATTCCGACTAACATGGTGCCACCAATAGGTTCATATAGCACAGTGTTTTACCGGTCTGTAGGAGGAACACCAATAACATAATTATCCTAACATACGAAGGAATAAAAGTTAAAACTGATAATATTCATAAGTGATTATCAGTAGAACAAGAACAATTATCTTATGAGAAGTTTCAGTTGCAACAAATCCAACATAACCAATTTTATGAAGAACACAAATATCTAAGCAGTCTAGGCTCATACTCAAAATATGGTATCCTATTCTAAAAATGTAGTTACAAATATATGAAAACTGGTCATGTGACATACAAATATTCTAACATTAACCTCCATGAAGAATGTGACTACACAATAGATATTCCTATAATTTGAAATGTTCTGAAATGGTTGTTACGGGCTATTTGTCTTATTATTTCCAACATGCGGGCTCAACACAAAAATTCCACCCTATGATGCACTCTTCTCTTTTTATGTCGAACCCTCCTCTTCCCGCTCTTTTCACCATAGCAGGACAGTTTGGGCTGCAGTCTcctcctatttgtttatggacgtgatgcctatatacacatgatcattgccgtgaatatcacataactattcgtttttctgtcaattgccaaatagtaatttgtttacccactgtatgctattttttcatgagagatgacacTAAGGAAAGCTATGGCCTCTagttctattcacaacatattgataaaaccttcattaccttgatgttatttctttgtttttatttttatcttgctatttataattatctacacacctcactttcttgcaaataacaagacaagaggattgacaaaccacttgcccgcgttgggtgcaaggtttTTGTTCTTTTGTCTGCAGACgctaaagacggttgtggttgatatttctattggtttgataaaccttggtttcgcaactgagggaaatacttacccactttatgCTGCAATAACCCATTCCTATTCATGGAAAACCCGACGCAgctcacaagtatcacaccatgtAGGCTTTCGTCCGTTTGGTGTCCAGTCCCTTCGATGGGCTATCTTTCGCACTTACTTCCCCTGCCTAGGTGACGGGAAGCTGTCGGTTTGCCAGCTGCCCCGCACGGCACTCCCGTAGTTCCCTTTGCCCCCATTGTCTCCTATAAGCGAACGGGCGCGGGTGCACGACGCAACGTTTTTGGGGATGTCGTTTCTGCTTGTCATCGCAGCCATGACTCCCCTGCGCCCAACTGCGGTATGAATGGGGTCCCGATGCGTTTACTCCCCCGCCTGCTTCGGGTGCGAGCTCTTACAAGGCGGCACTCCTatcccctgatgcccccgctaaGCCTCTGGGTTGCTTTCCTCCTCCCATTTCCCTCTCAAGATGTTTCCGCTGCCTTTCCCGGCGGCATTTTGTTCGTGATTTTCTTGATCCAGTGAGTTGCCGCCGCTGCCGCATTTCTGGTCATCGAGCCGGTTCCCCGCTTTGCGGCATGACCTCCCTCCAGTCCCGGTTCGCCTCCCCTAACTCTGATCCCGCCCGAGCTCACCCCCACGCCCCCCTTTCTCGCCGCCCATATATGCCCTATCCTACCACCCGTAACCGCACTACCTCGCACCTCGCCAATCTCACCATTCTTGGAGGTGGTTTGGAGATGGGGGAGTCCAGCTCCGCCATCTCCCTCCCGTCGGTGCCACCTCGCTTCCGTGACATCTCAGTAACAGCGGTGGTCTCCTCTCCTCCGTCCTCCCTGGTGGATGTGTTAGAGGGGGGCACCCTGAGCCCATCCACCCTCCCACGTACCTGCTGATCTTCGAGTTCCGGCAACAACTCGAGCGCCCGTCTCCCTCGATGACCTGGATCGTCGGGAAGGTATCATCGGGCTCGTTATGGTTTCTGTTGCCGAGGGCGCCTTGACGGTGTCATCGGGCTAACTGATGTCGTCGGGAATGTTTGCGAACTCGGTTACGGCCGAGTCACGGCGGCCGGAGTCTATTGGCGTATTCATGCCCAATGAAGACTACACGGCTGTGTTGAGGCTTGCGGTGATCACCATTGAACTGCCTAACACCTTCCTCAACGACACCGTCGCGGTCCACGCAGCGATCGTTTGCACCATCAGGCATCTCCTCCCTGAGACTGTCCCGACCTCGGTGGGTGTGATGTACCTCCGGTTCGCCTCCGCTGCCAACCACTAGAAAGCCATGGGCCATCAGCCTTTCAACCACGAGAGTGCGTGTATCGAGATCCATCGCGAGGAGGAGTTCGGCAggtctc encodes:
- the LOC123403774 gene encoding G-type lectin S-receptor-like serine/threonine-protein kinase At2g19130, which encodes MHPLHILLLGILLLPTSCCSSSAPADDTLVAGRVLTVGDKLVSRNGKFALGFFQPTAVSTISKSSHNSWYLGIWFNKIPVFTTVWVANREEPIAHPNINSTQLKISSDGNLVIVVKHADVGTESLVWSTRIVNRTQTSTINTTTTSVAILLNTGNLAVKVTDNPSSDLWQSFDYPADVVLPGAKLGWNKVTGLNRHIISKKSLVDMSLGLYSLGLDTTGLAILERRKNPAVVFWHWASSKTLSMSIIPVLKTILDMDPRTRGLINPKYVDNDQEEYYMYTSPDESPSSTFVSLDISGLIKVNVWSQLNQSWQTIYTEPTHPCLPPATCGPFTVCSGNPHPSCDCMQSFSQKSPQDWEFEDRTGGCIRNTPLNCTSGKNIMSSTDLFQPISQVSLPYNPQSIDAATQSQCEEACLKTCSCTAYSYNASRCSVWNGELLSVSVDDGVVYNSKDILYLRLAAKDFLPSLRKTKRKPNARIVTAASIFGFGLLMFMMFLLIWRIKFKSCGFLPIYHGDRDSAGGIIAFRYTDLVRATKNFSEKLGGGGFGSVYKGLLSDSKTTIAVKRLDGAHQGEKQFRAEVSSIGLIQHINLVKLIGFSCEGDHRLLVYEHMSNGSLDGHLFKKINDASVVLNWNNRYQIALGVAKGLSYLHQSCHKFIIHCDIKPENILLDASFAPKVADFGLAAFVGRDFSRVLTTIRGTVGYLAPEWLSGVAITPKIDVYSFGMVLLEIISGKRNSSLETSYYTSSSNSYHNVKYFPLQAISKLHSGDVKSLMDPQLHGHFNLEEAERVCKVACWCIQDNEFDRPTMGEVVRVLEGLQKIDMPPMLRLLAALTEH